The DNA sequence GATATGCTGAAAAGGATTCAAGAAGCTTTGAACGATAAATCTTATCTTCTTATTCTTGATGATGTTTGGCATGAAGATCGTCCCACATGGGATGGTTTTATCAATTCCTTGTTGGGCGTTAGTTCTATTAACGGAAATGTCATTGTTGTTACCACCAGAAGTATGGTGGTGGCTACCACCGTGAATGCACTTCCAACATATAAATTGGAAGGATTACCGAAGGAAGATTGTTGGTCAATTATCAAAGCAAAAACATTTGGTGAAGAGGATGCTCCGTCACAATGTGAGGCCATTGGGATTGAGATtgcaaaaaaatgtaaaggTTTGCCATTAGCTGCCAAGGTAGTTGGTGGAGTACTGCACAATAAATCTTTTGAAGAATGGCACTCAATCAAAGATAATTGGCTTTCACAAGATGAAGGAGATCGTATCAGAAAGATATTGAAGTTGAGCTTTGATAATTTGTTTTCACTGTCACTGAAGAAGTGCTTCACATACTGTTCGGTTTTCCCAAAAGGTCACAAAATAGTGAGGCAGGAGTTGATTGAGCTATGGATATCAGAAGGGTTTCTCCAACATGATGAAAGAAATGACATGGAGTCTGTGGGAAACAACGTATTCAATAATCTTGTACACAACTCTTTATTGGTAGTTGAAGAGAGAGATGCTTATGGAAATGTTGAAAGTTGCGTGATGCACAATCTTATGCATGATCTCGCAAGTTCTCTTTTAAGTGGAGCCGATCAAGTTCGATATTTATATCATGGAGTTGGTGATGGTGATATAAATGAAAGAACAAAACAAGCAAGCAAATATATGCGTACGTTGATCTTCCAAGGTGAAATTATTGAAACCACCGTCTTCTCGagtttcaaatatttgaatgTCCTTACTCTCAACTGTGATAAAGTTACTGAGTTACCGAGTTCCATTCGTAAGTTGATATATTTGAGGCATCTTAATATTTCAAGAacacaaattgaaattttgcCAGATTGGATTTGTGAACTCCGTTGCTTGCAAAGGTTGTATGCATTGACAATGTCTCTGAGGGAACTGCCTAGTACTTTTgagtacttaattaatttactgtatttttatattcagaGTGGTGTGCAGTTGCCTCCTAGGATTGGGAGATTAACTAATCTGCAAGCTCTCAAGTTCAGAGTGGCCGAGCTGAAAGGATACACTATCGAAGAGTTGGGGAGTTTGGACAATCTCGAACGACTATCTATTCAGAATCTGGAAAAGGTAGCTGACATTGAAGAAGCGAAGAAAGCAAAGTTATCTGAGAAGCAAAGACTAAGCACCTTGGAGTTAGAATGGGCTGAAAATGGGGAAGGTGAAAGAAAAGACGAGTCTCTCAAAAACAAGAGAGAAAGGGATGATGAGGCTGTGGCTGTGTTGGAAGGCCTCGAACCTCACCAAGAGCTAAAGGTGTTAAAGATTGCAGGATTCAAAGGCGAAAGATTACCATCATGGATTGTTGAAAGGAGGCTTGACAGGTTGATTGAGATAACACTGAGTAGCTGCcaagaatttgaagaaattccGACGTTGGGGCAGTTGCCTAATCTCAAATTTCTTAGTTTGAGCAAATTGAGCAGTGTGAGATCTATAAATTCTTTATTCTGTTGGACTGGCAATAGCGACGAAGTCATCTTTCCATCACTTGAAAGTCTATTACTGCTAAATATGGCTGATTTGAGCGAGAGGAGTCAAACAGAATTTTCCAATGAAGTGAAGGTATTTCCTCGTCTTAAATCCTTGAAGATACACCACTGCTATAGATTGGAATATCTCCCAAACTGGTTATTCCGTAAAACTCATAGTGTCTCTCAATTGGATATAAAGCATTGTCCCATGTTGAGAGCATTGCCAGATGGTTTACATGCTCTGGATTCTCTGGAGCAGTTGACTATAAGAGGCTGTCGAAATCTGAAGTCCATAGCATATCCAAGTGGTGGGAGGAGCTTTCCATCCCTCCGCAGTTTGGAGATTCATGATTGCCATGAGCTGGTGGAATTGGTGGAGCCATCGGCGCCTTTGCTCAAGAAAGTGTCTGTGGTGGAACTAAAGAGCCTTCAGAATCTACCTAGGTTTCTTCGTTGCTTGgaaaaatcacaatttctTGAACAACTCACCGTTGTTGCTGTCCCCACATTCATGTTCAATTCTAGTGGCTATGTCTGGCCTTTTCGcaggttgaaaaaattggagaTCGATATTAGCAGGCTATGGTCAGAAGAGAATAGAGTGGCTATTAATGCGAGAGTCGACTACATATTGCAAGACTGTCACTTTTCACTTGGTGAGCTAAATTTGACAGGGCTGGATGTATGGAAGTGTTTGCCAAAATCAATTCAACATCTCAAGGTTCTTCATAGTTTAGAGTTGGAGGGTTTTGGAGAAGAAGCATTGCATGAATGGTTTGGACATCTCTCATCTCTGACAAAGTTATGTCTCTCTGATTTTACAAACTTGAGGGGTCTTCCCTCAATGCAGAGCCTCACCAGATTACAGGAGCTTCACATTCGTGATTGTCCAAAATTACCGATTGAGTCTGAGAGGAACAAGTTGTCGAGTCACACCCTCATCTACTTCAATGGTCACAAGATTTAGATCCATTGCTCAATTGTAAGTCTAATCTTCCCTTGTTTATTCTACATCCTTAGTACAAGAAAGtgaattagtataaaatttcaatccaaaatataagtcttttattactttaatagGATTCTAATTATACATGAGGATTCAATGTGCTTTTTTTGAAAGTCTTTTGTAGTTGTGTTGATATCAAAGCTAACTATACTTATGttgaaaaatgtgagtgaagccTTACAAAGATACTAAATTCTCATAATCTATGTTCCAGCTTCGTTCCTTCTTGTGTTTCTATAAGGAAGCTAGCCACTGCCGCAATATAAAGCAGTTATATCAGAAAGTTTAGGACTCTGGAGGAGGATTACGGAGGATTTGTGTTTGAGCTTGAGGTGAAGAAGGAATTATTGTCCATTAACATTTCTTCAACTCCACACTGGTAAGATTTAGGTTCACCAACAATTAATCTCATATACTAActgatattttttctaaaatttgtttGAGACATCATATTCAATTCTAGCCATGTTTTGACATATGTTTTCCTCTACTTGTTCAGACTGTAAACTGCATATTAAAATTTCCCCAACAggtttggagaagaagatgaagcaGGCAGagacttgttttatttgtatagAAAGAGAGTTTGATGGCTGTACTCATTTTATCCATGACTATTGCATGAAAACTGTAAAATGTAAGGTAATTAAGAAGTCTGGAttgattttattgttgttgtatTTTATCGAACAAGCTCCTATATATTGTAATTATGTCTTGGTCTCTTGTCTGTCTATTAGACTACTGTAACTTTACTTATATTTAGTGATGGAATGTCTTGGTGTTTGTGTTGCATattgcaaattaaaaatttcccAACAGGTTTGGCATGTTGTTTGTATAGTGTGTACGTATTTCTTACACCGTAAAATGGTGGCAAAAGAAGATGAAGCAGAGACTTGTTTTGTTTGGCAGTTGTACTGATAATTTTATCCGTGGTGTTATTGCatgaaaattgtaaaatatatgGTATATAAGTAGTCTGGATTGATTTTGGTCTTGAACTTACATGTAGTGATGGATTCATGATTCTGATTTGGGGTGTGCCGAACACATCATGTCGGAGCAATTGGCGCTGCATAGCTGTCGAGTCACCTCTGCCAAGAAATGCCGCAATGTTGCTGCACCGAGTCCATCATGTTGCAGCTCAGTGAACACTTATGAGCTTTGTTTCTCTCTTATCTGTTTTGTTCTTTGGTGGAGCAGCCAATGGACAAGAAGGTACTCATACACACCCCTTCTATGCTCTCTTTTGATcaatactattatttgtgtttGATTGCTCTTCTGGCAGCTGAATCTCGCATTGATTCGATTGTTTCTATTATGAGTTATTTCTCCCTATCCCCTACAAGATGCAAACTGTAAAGTCATGATTAAAAACTTAGTTGTTAACTAGCGACATGTTTTATGATAATTGCAGAAATCATGGCTTTAACATATTTCCAGTTGacattgtaaatttgtaacaTTTATTCCTCTTAAACTCTTTCAGGTAGATGGGAGCTTGTGTTGGAAAGATCGTTATTGGGTGAAAGTAagtacttttaattttctgcTAAACTAATTGAGAATTACTAACATTTATATGACTAATCTAATCGTCTTTGTCTTATCGTTCGCTCTTGCATGACAGATAACCTGAGAATCAAGAGATAAAAATCACATGGGATCCTTATTCCAGGCTAGTCTCTGGATCATTCTCTTTAGTTACGTTGGAAATTACTTTCGTTCTCACGCACGTATGCTTCTTGTTTTACCACGTTTCTTCTAATATGACACTTTGCAGAATCCAGCATTCTGTCGCTCACTTACCAGAAACAACACAGTGGCTGTTTACGGCTTCATGGATTTTAATTCTTTCGTATTTCGTAGCATATCTGGAGACTGTAGCCATTTCCAATGTAAGTAAAgacacaaaaacacacactggtatttataaatatgcCTTTTATGTGTTTGTGCTTGTGCGCCTACTCGTTTAGGAACCAAACTTTATAATACAGAGATCTACTTTATATATCATGAAACCCCCTCATGAACGTATATGCATATGATGTTAATGATAATTCATGATTATAACTGAAGTTTTAAATTATCGATGTTCAGTGCGAAACTAAGGACCTAAGCTAGAACTCGAATCTCATGTTATTGAAGTCTGCTCATTTGGTTGGCATGATATGCAACGCAGGATCGATGAGGAACAAAGTGTTGGTTGGGAGTTGGCAAGAGTGGGTGTTGATGCTTTAGGTGCTGCAATGCTAGTCACCATCATACTCGGACCTTCCAAATTCTAATACAACTTTCAATTTGTAATCTCCTGGCTTCTTTGACACATGACCAACTCTTCTATAACTGTATTCAAATCTTTTCCACTCTTGTATAGCTGTATCATGTTTGATTCATATTGGCAGACATTCTAACCAACACACTCACTTATGATGTTTTCCAGTTAATTCACAAGATGGGGCTATGAGGACATTCGTGTCTTCAACGAGGGAGACCTCGTTGAAATGCAAATGTCAACAAGTACTCTCTTCGTCCTagctaaaatgacacatttcttagtcggcctgaaattttaaaagttattggttaatgtagttaattggagagagaatgaTGGGGAGGAAGTATTAAATCAATACAAGTTTATAAATAGCTTTAATAAGAGACTCATTACAATAATGAGGCCCACTCACCGGAACCAGGCCATCAAGTTTATTAACATGACAAGAGGCCCAAAAGAATACAAAAGTTAGGCCCAGCCCATATAATTCACAATTTAACTCGGCcactaaatttaataatttaatttatgttattagcattcattaatcaaaattcagattttgtatttttatataaaacttATTTAAACTCAATAAGAATTTTCTTAAACTTTTATGATTTGtagtaaaaaatttgaaagaagcAAATGAACTctaaatgattatttttcatgattttataagcaattcaaaaaaaaaacaagacaactaaatacatatattatactactaaaataatgaaatttaacatttttttaaaaaaataaaataaataatattaaaaagtttcaTATACCAAgtccatttttttcatgaCAACCATGATTAAGAGTTAAAGAGTGGTTAGTTTTTTTATCACTGATTAACTAATATAAGTACTCCActtacatttatcttttattttgattcaacTCACCATATTCCTATGAATCTGATACACGAGTGATATAGATTAAAGTCACACTTCCCTTCATTCGTGAATAAACATTGTTAACcaagtttgatcaaatttttattgaaacaaaaacGGAATAGATATTTTCATATCTCATTTGGCTGtcaaaagacaaaacaaaattaaaaacaaaaagaagttGTCGGCAGGaattgaaacaaaagaaaatgaaaaagaaaagcattTGTAGAATGAAAGGCTCTGAACTCATCGTACATCACTTCTTATCCTTTTAGATCtcactttctcttctctcaCTACACCAATAATTCATCTGCATTTCCAAACCCTAACCTTTCTCTCTGAAAAAGTTATCATCAGCTGAAAGAATGGAGGGAGAAGCTGTGGCCGCCGTCCTTCAAGTTGTTGTTCAAAATCTGATCGACCAATCCAAGAAAGAGTTCTCACTTGTCCAAGGGCTCAACAAAGAAGCAGGAAAGTTAACTGAGCGTTTGGGTACCCTCCAGCAATTCTTGAAGGATGCAGAGATGCGTACCATTCCCGGTGGATCTGTCAAAAGGTGGCTCAACAAGCTTGAAAACGTGGCGTTCGATGCCGACAATGTTTTGGATGAGGTCAGCTATCATCACCTCTGCAAACAAATCAAGCCCATCATACCCATGAAACAAAAGGTACTCTCATGCTTCTCACCATGCGTTAATTTTTCACGTTCCCGAAGTATGGCTCTTAGGATCCAAGAAATTAATGAGGATTTGGAGGTCATTAACAAAGAGGCTGCTGACCTAGGCCTCACACAGATGCTTGCCACCAATGTGCCCACTTTGCCTGATGCTGCTCGTGAAACAGCCTCATCCACTCTTGAtccaatttttattggaaGAGATAAGGTCATGtcaaaaatagttaaaaagcTTACCGATTGTATCACGTCTGATGAATGTGTTTCTGTCCATGCCATTGTGGGAATGGGAGGATTGGGGAAGACAACTTTGACTAGGAAAGTCTTTCATCTTTTACAAGAAAAGAAACTGTTTGGATCACATATTTGGGTGCatgtttctcaaatttttgaaCCAACTGCTCTTCTCAAGAAAATTCTCAAAGAGTTGGCTCCTCAAAAGGTTGAAGCTGAGATGAGTAAGCAAGATATTACGAAAATACTGAAAGAAGTTTTGAAAGATAAAACTTATCTACTGATTCTTGATGATACTTGGAATGAAGATATTCCCAAATGGGAAGAAGGTTTCTTCAATTCCTTGTTGGGTGCTACTTCTACTATGGGTAATGCGATTGTTGTTACCACAAGAAAGAAGAAGGTTGCTTCAACTGTTAGGTCACTTCCTACACATGAGCTTGAAGGATTATCAAACAAAGAATGCTGGGCAATAATCAAAGAGAAAACCTTTGAAAAGGA is a window from the Salvia hispanica cultivar TCC Black 2014 chromosome 1, UniMelb_Shisp_WGS_1.0, whole genome shotgun sequence genome containing:
- the LOC125201002 gene encoding putative disease resistance protein RGA3 — protein: MHNIIINQLSVYKKKKNGLSIISISKRKEERDIAKNSKLSAERMLGEDATTVIKVLVKTLIYRTKKEFLRVQGLNREAAKLTGNMDALQKFLEDAENRTIPSESVKRWLDKLKEVTIIADNVLDEFNYYLLSKANKPIKPMKQKVLSCLSSSCVNISHSRSMALRIQEINEILYSIDKEAADLGLKEMLATNEPTLPYATFVTDSFTFDPNFIGRDEEVSIIVEKVTSCITTDERVSILAIVGMGGLGKTTLTRKVFNILKEKNLFGSYIWVHVSQIFDPIALLKNILMELVFCSYYEIETESRQDMLKRIQEALNDKSYLLILDDVWHEDRPTWDGFINSLLGVSSINGNVIVVTTRSMVVATTVNALPTYKLEGLPKEDCWSIIKAKTFGEEDAPSQCEAIGIEIAKKCKGLPLAAKVVGGVLHNKSFEEWHSIKDNWLSQDEGDRIRKILKLSFDNLFSLSLKKCFTYCSVFPKGHKIVRQELIELWISEGFLQHDERNDMESVGNNVFNNLVHNSLLVVEERDAYGNVESCVMHNLMHDLASSLLSGADQVRYLYHGVGDGDINERTKQASKYMRTLIFQGEIIETTVFSSFKYLNVLTLNCDKVTELPSSIRKLIYLRHLNISRTQIEILPDWICELRCLQRLYALTMSLRELPSTFEYLINLLYFYIQSGVQLPPRIGRLTNLQALKFRVAELKGYTIEELGSLDNLERLSIQNLEKVADIEEAKKAKLSEKQRLSTLELEWAENGEGERKDESLKNKRERDDEAVAVLEGLEPHQELKVLKIAGFKGERLPSWIVERRLDRLIEITLSSCQEFEEIPTLGQLPNLKFLSLSKLSSVRSINSLFCWTGNSDEVIFPSLESLLLLNMADLSERSQTEFSNEVKVFPRLKSLKIHHCYRLEYLPNWLFRKTHSVSQLDIKHCPMLRALPDGLHALDSLEQLTIRGCRNLKSIAYPSGGRSFPSLRSLEIHDCHELVELVEPSAPLLKKVSVVELKSLQNLPRFLRCLEKSQFLEQLTVVAVPTFMFNSSGYVWPFRRLKKLEIDISRLWSEENRVAINARVDYILQDCHFSLGELNLTGLDVWKCLPKSIQHLKVLHSLELEGFGEEALHEWFGHLSSLTKLCLSDFTNLRGLPSMQSLTRLQELHIRDCPKLPIESERNKLSSHTLIYFNGHKI